Proteins from a single region of Acidianus ambivalens:
- a CDS encoding ABC transporter ATP-binding protein produces the protein MLQVIDLYVKYSMGKKIKVNAINDVSFSLDKGDVLGIIGETGSGKTTLASAIMRMLPDTAEVKGKIMLDNLDLLAISKKEFRTKIRWKKISIIPQYSMNALNPIKRVGKELTEIIMEHEGVSEEEAVNRVLSLFKDLNLPEDVFFKYPDELSGGQRQRVVIASALLLNPEVVIADEPTTALDVINQARVLNLLRNKVISASRILIYITHDIAVVAGLANKLMTLYAGRIMEIGSSEKMFKNPLHPYTQGLLSSVPDISNGKPVHISYIKGDPPDLTKEIKGCPFYPRCPLAMDICKEEFPEPVQIDDRLVYCHAVRKDAK, from the coding sequence ATGCTTCAAGTCATTGATCTTTACGTCAAGTATAGTATGGGTAAAAAAATTAAGGTAAATGCAATAAACGACGTAAGCTTTTCCTTGGACAAGGGTGATGTTTTAGGAATAATAGGTGAAACTGGCTCTGGAAAGACTACATTAGCTAGCGCAATTATGAGAATGTTACCAGATACTGCGGAAGTTAAAGGAAAAATAATGCTAGATAATCTGGATCTATTAGCTATTAGTAAAAAGGAATTTAGGACTAAAATAAGGTGGAAAAAAATCTCAATTATTCCGCAGTATTCAATGAATGCACTTAATCCAATCAAAAGGGTAGGAAAGGAATTAACGGAGATCATAATGGAGCACGAAGGAGTAAGCGAAGAAGAAGCTGTTAATAGAGTTTTATCTTTATTTAAGGATCTTAATTTACCGGAAGACGTTTTCTTTAAGTACCCAGATGAGCTTTCTGGCGGTCAAAGGCAAAGGGTAGTAATTGCTTCCGCATTGTTATTAAACCCTGAAGTAGTAATAGCGGATGAGCCTACCACTGCTTTAGACGTTATAAATCAAGCTAGAGTATTAAATTTACTAAGAAATAAGGTAATTAGTGCATCGAGAATATTAATATATATAACTCACGATATAGCTGTAGTAGCAGGACTAGCGAATAAATTAATGACATTGTATGCAGGTAGAATAATGGAAATAGGAAGCAGTGAAAAAATGTTTAAGAATCCTCTTCATCCTTATACTCAAGGTTTACTCTCTTCAGTACCAGATATTAGTAACGGTAAGCCGGTTCACATTAGTTATATTAAAGGCGATCCTCCGGATTTAACTAAAGAAATAAAGGGTTGTCCTTTTTACCCTAGATGTCCCCTTGCAATGGATATATGTAAGGAGGAATTTCCTGAGCCTGTTCAAATAGATGACAGGCTCGTATATTGTCATGCGGTGAGGAAAGATGCTAAATAA
- a CDS encoding ABC transporter ATP-binding protein produces MLNKNLIDELKFDHDVITVENLWVRYPLSRGLFGRVYLYAVNGVSFSVQPGETLGLIGESGSGKTTLGRAVLKLIEINEGKIFWGNIDVTKMKESKLRHLRRYFQLIQQDPYGALDPRMSVYEAVAEGLRVHKLVKSREEEEEIVYKALAQVKLTPPETFASKMPDELSGGQRQRVVIARALVLKPKFIVADEPISMLDASTRGQILEILDNARKENNLSILFITHDIAIASYISNRIMVLYSGKVVEMASSEEIIKNPMHPYTQALIEAIPRPDPNAKVPEPKIKGEVVPLLDKPKGCVFYNRCPFAMPICKEKEPELKEIKSGHYVACHLY; encoded by the coding sequence ATGCTAAATAAAAATCTTATTGATGAATTAAAATTTGATCATGATGTAATTACTGTAGAGAATTTATGGGTAAGGTATCCCTTAAGTAGAGGGCTTTTTGGAAGAGTTTATCTTTATGCAGTTAACGGAGTCTCATTTTCAGTTCAACCTGGAGAAACTCTAGGATTAATAGGAGAGAGCGGCTCTGGGAAAACGACTTTAGGTAGAGCAGTATTAAAGCTAATAGAAATTAATGAAGGAAAGATATTTTGGGGCAATATTGATGTAACTAAAATGAAAGAAAGTAAATTAAGACATTTAAGAAGGTATTTTCAATTAATACAGCAAGACCCCTATGGTGCTTTAGATCCAAGGATGAGTGTATACGAAGCGGTTGCAGAAGGATTAAGAGTGCATAAGCTAGTAAAAAGTAGGGAAGAAGAAGAGGAAATCGTTTATAAAGCTTTAGCTCAGGTTAAATTAACTCCTCCGGAAACCTTTGCCTCAAAAATGCCGGATGAGCTTTCTGGCGGTCAAAGGCAGAGAGTAGTTATTGCTAGGGCGCTGGTATTAAAGCCAAAGTTCATAGTAGCTGATGAACCCATATCTATGTTAGATGCATCTACAAGAGGTCAGATTCTTGAAATACTTGATAATGCAAGAAAGGAAAATAATCTTTCAATCTTATTTATAACTCACGATATCGCAATTGCTAGTTATATATCGAATAGAATAATGGTCTTATATAGCGGAAAAGTAGTAGAAATGGCGTCCTCAGAGGAGATTATAAAGAACCCGATGCATCCTTATACTCAAGCTCTAATTGAAGCAATACCTAGACCCGACCCTAACGCCAAGGTTCCAGAACCTAAGATTAAAGGCGAAGTTGTACCTCTCTTAGATAAGCCGAAAGGTTGTGTATTCTATAATAGATGCCCATTTGCTATGCCAATATGCAAGGAGAAGGAACCTGAGTTGAAGGAAATTAAAAGTGGTCATTATGTTGCGTGTCATCTTTATTAG